The Streptococcus viridans genome contains the following window.
AGCTCCATGACGCCTTCTACGATTTTGTTGGCTGTATTCCAGTCATCACGACCAAACTCAGATACGGGAACCCGAATATCGAAGCGGTTTTCCAATTCCACAATCAACTCAACGGTTCC
Protein-coding sequences here:
- the dltC gene encoding D-alanine--poly(phosphoribitol) ligase subunit DltC, with translation MDVKSQVIEIIDELFMEDVSDMMDEDLFDAGVLDSMGTVELIVELENRFDIRVPVSEFGRDDWNTANKIVEGVMELQNA